In a single window of the Equus quagga isolate Etosha38 chromosome 7, UCLA_HA_Equagga_1.0, whole genome shotgun sequence genome:
- the PDZD9 gene encoding PDZ domain-containing protein 9, whose translation MKKASAKSRKEKQISLKIKTSEHKLSKTKETKLTVSSLGLGLIVIQHGPFLQIIHLIKKGAAARDGKLQPGDVLISVGHANVLGYTLREFLQLLQHTTIGTVLEIKVYRDFIDIPQEWEEIHDLIPETKFPVTCTTKETEKAKEDSFKSSDDNEDVVLDKKFKYYKGPRSTGHHTAKTPMSISREWHGYKKKNRTISVGKDINCDVMIHRDHKKEVRAPSPYWTMVKQDNESSSSSSSASDAFWLEDYAQVEKSKGPPVQKLVRQYFANLCSEVHFS comes from the exons ATGAAGAAGGCCTCCGCCAAAAGCAGAAAAG aaaaacaaatcagtCTCAAAATCAAGACATCTGAACACAAGTTGAGCAAAACTAAGGAGACCAAACTCACTGTGAGCAGCCTCGGTTTAGGCCTGATCGTCATCCAGCATGGGCCCTTCCTCCAAATCATCCATCTCATCAAGAAGGGGGCTGCAGCCAGGGATGGAAAACTCCAGCCAG gTGATGTTCTGATTAGTGTTGGCCATGCCAATGTATTAGGATACACTCTTCGGGAATTTTTACAGCTTTTGCAACATACCACCATAGGAACAGTGCTAGAAATCAAGGTTTACCGAGATTTTATTGACATACCCCAAGAATGGGAAGAAATACATGATTTAATCCCTGAGACCAAATTCCCAGTAACATG cacaacaaaggaaactgagaaggcAAAAGAGGACTCTTTCAAAAGCAGTGATGACAATGAAGATGTAGTTTTagataaaaaatttaagtattaTAAAGGTCCCCGGTCCACTGGACATCACACTGCAAAGACACCAATGTCTATCTCCAGAGAATGGCATGGATATAAAAAGAAGAACCGTACTATTAGTGTAGGAAAGGACATTAACTGTGACGTGATGATTCACAGAGATCACAAGAAGGAAGTGAGAGCCCCTTCTCCATACTGGACAATGGTGAAGCAAGACAATgaaagctcctcctcctcctcctctgcctcagaTGCATTTTGGCTGGAAGACTATGCCCAGGTTGAAAAGAGCAAGGGTCCACCTGTGCAAAAGTTGGTTAGGCAGTACTTTGCAAATCTGTGCTCAGAGGTGCATTTCTCTTGA